The Chloroflexota bacterium DNA segment AGTTTGCGCCCGGCTCGCAGACCTCGCCGCGCGCGGCCGGCCTGACCAACACCAAGGCGGTCAACCACGAGCTGATGGCTCGCCTGACCCATGAGGCGACCGAGGCGCTGGCCTGCTTCGAAGAAGAGCACGGCGTCGATCTCCAGTTTCACCGCTCGGGCAGCGTCAAGGCGGCGTACACCCCGGACGGCGAGGCCCACTTGCTGGCCGACCTGGAGATGGCCCGCTCGCTGGGCATTCCGGTCGAGCTGATCTCGCCGGCCGACGCCGTCCGGCTGGCGCCCTGGTTTCGGCCCGGAGCGCCGCGCGCCGTTGGCTACGTGCCCGAGGATGCCTACCTGGAGCCGTCGCGCGTGCCAGCCGCCTACGTTGAGCTGGCCAGGCGAGCCGGCGCGCGGGTGCAGGCATTCACACAGGTGACGGGCATTGAGACGGTCGCCGGCCGGCTGACCGGCGTTACAACGTCCAACGGCGGTCTGCCGGCCGACGCAGTCGTGGACGCGGCCGGCGGCTGGTCGCGGACCGTGGCGGCCCGGGCCGGCCTCCGCCTGCCGCTGGTCCCGGTGCGCCACCAGCTCTTCATCACCGAGCCGATCTCCGGCGTCGTGGCGGGGCAGCCCGTCGTGCGATTTCTGGAGTCGAGCGTCTACGTGCGTCCCGAGCGCGGCGGCCTGATGCTGGGCGGCTACGAGGACACGCCCCTGCCGTTCGACCCGTCGGCGCAGGCGTCGGGGTTTCAGATGGCCGATCTGCCACTGGATCTCGGGGTGCTGCGGGGGTTGCTGGGCGAGATCGCCGAGCACGTGCCGGCGCTGCGGGATGCTCCCGTGCGCGTGCACCGGGGCGGCACGCCGACGATGACGCCGGACGGCTACCCGATCCTCGGCGCGGTCCCAGGTCTCGCGGGCCTGTTCGTGGCATCTGGCTGCTGCGTGGGCGGGTTGAGCCTCTCGCCGGCGGCCGGGCGGGCGCTGGCCGATCTGATCCTTGACGGCGCGAGCACGCCCGACCTGACGCCATTCTCGGTCGAGCGCTTCCGTGGCTGGATGGACCCGGCTGCGATCGAGGTGGCGAGCCTCCATCACTACGCCCGCAAGTACACGCGGTAGCGCGAAAGACGCTGGTGCAGAACCAGGAGCGGTCGTTGGGAATGCCGCTCGGGAGTGACGGCCCCCTGGGGCATTCTCGAACACGTGACTTGGGATAGCACTAGCGGCGGTCGATCTCGGGCGGCGGGCGCAGGGCAAGCTCGGACGCGGCCGGATCGCGGTACACGAGTTGCCCGGACCTGTCGCACGCTTCGAGCAGCAGCCCCGCCAGCGGCTCGAACACCACCGCTACGCCGGAGGCGCCGCGGACGGTGAGGGTGTCGCCCTCGCCCTTGCGCGCGGCCCAGAGGTCTGGAGCGGCCTCCGGCGGGACGAACTGACCGTCACGCGCGAGGCGGTTGAACAGCTCCTTGGTCGTCCGAAGCTCGTTGCCATCGTCGAGTCGCAGACCGTAGCGGTGGCTTTGCTGGCCCTTGATCTGCCCCGGCGGGTTGTACGTCCGGACGTAGACGTCGCCCGAAGCGCGCACGATGGCCGGCGCGCGCCGCGCGATGCTCAACTGCCAGACGCGCTGCAGCTTGGGCAACCCGATGAATCCGACGATGACGACGGTGGCGGCCAACAGCAGGAACTGAAACTGATTGACGAGGCTCGCCAGGATCAGCAGCGCGATGGGGACGCCGTTCAGACCCGCCGCGATCCAGGCGGTCCGCGTGAACGCCGCACCCAGCTCCGTGGCCAGGGCCGGGGGCATCACCTGCACCAGCAGCCGGCCGGTCGGCGTTGGGGTCCAGGTCGGGGCGGACATGGGCGGGCCGTAGGGCGTGCTGCGCTGGCCCGGCGGGACAACCGCGTCCGACAGGAGGGCCGGCGTGGCGCGGTCTCTGGGCTCGCCGGGGTAGGCCGGGTGGCGGTAGAGAACGGTGTCCGTGGCGTCGCGCAGGTCGAGCAGGAGGCGGTCGGGCAACAGGACGGTGGCGGCGTGGTCGGGCAGCAGGTAGCCGGCGGGGATGAACTCGGTCCCACGGCTGCTCCAGCGTTGGTCGGTGAGCGGCTGCCCGATGCTGGCTGCGTACTGAAAGGCGGCGGCCGGCAGCGGCGCGAGTTGTCCGTCTGGACCCTCGAGGCGGAACGCGTTGACGGTGATCCCGGCGTATTCGGGGCAGGCGCGCAGGCCGCCACGGACACGCACGACCTCGACAGGCGGCTGCTCGCCAGCGGTGAGCTTCGCGATCAGCGGCGGCAGCCCATAGACGCCGAGGGTGACGGCCACGACGATGCCCATCAGGGGGGACAGGCCCAGGAGCAGCAGCAGCAGGCTGAACGTTCCCAGAACGGCGAGACCGAGCGGGATCGGCCCCAGCCATCCGTTCGGCGCGTACTGTTCGACCACCTGATCGAGCGGCGGCATCCACCGGGCGGCGGTCATGACCAGGCTGGAGGTCTGGTCAAGCGGTCGGTGAGCTTTGCGGCAGGCGAGCATGGCCGGCGTGAGTGTGAGCCGGGTGACCGACACCGTGGGAGCGGCGGTGTGCGCCGTCGGGGCCGGGGATGGGGTCGCCGTCGGCGCCCGGGATGGCGTCGCCGTCGGGGCTGGGGATGGGGTCGCCGGCGGGGCCGGGGATGGCGTCTCCGTGGGTGGAGCGCTCGGACGGGGTGGTGACGAGGGCAGCGTACCGCCAGCCTGAGCGGCAGGCTGAGGCGGCAAGTGCAGCTCGGACGGGCGCGTGGCCGGCGGCGAGATGATGCTGACCGGTGCTGCATCCGTGCTCGGACTCGTCGGGGTGGGTGGAGTGTTCGGGCTGGTTGTCGTTGTCTGTGCAGCCGGGGCTGGCTGCGGCGCCGTCGGTGCCAGGCTGACGGCCTCCGCGAGCGCGCTGGCGAACGCGGCACAGCTCGGGAATCGTTGGGCGGGGGCGTCCGCCTGCTGGCGCGTGAGCACGGCGGCCAGGTCGGCGTTCGGGGCGGGCAGCAGCCGCGCGGCGAGCGTCCCGAGCGCGTACCCGTCCGCCGTCGCGACTGCGAGCGTGCCCTCGCGCTGCTCGGGTGCGAGGGCCGATCCATCGGGCGGAGTCTCGGGTGCGAGGGCCGATCCGCCGAGGCCAGCCTCCTCGACGGCGCCCAGCAGGCCCAGGCCGATCAGCGCGACCGCGCCATCTGCCCCCAGCAGCACGACGTTCGGGCCGAGGACGCCGTGCACGATGCGCCGCCCGTGCGCTGCGTCGAGCACGGCAGCCAACCGTTCGATCAACGCGACGGCGGCCACAGCCGGCAGGCCGTCCCCGATGCCGTCGCCGGTCGTGAGCGGCGTCGAGTCGGGCGGGCATTCATAGACGACGGCCAGCGTTCCGGCCTGCTCGACGATCTCGACGGCCCGCCCGAGGCCGGCCATCCGCATCCCGCCGACCCTGGCGATCTCCAGGCGGACCAGTCCGCGAAAGCGATGGTCGGCGGACAGGGCTGGCGCAAGCAGCAGCAGGGCGAGCGGCTGGCTCCGAGCGGTGTGCGTGGCGCTCACCAGCTCGCCGAAGGGCGTGGCGGCCAGCGGCTGCCCGAGCAGGTACGGCCCGAATCGGCGCTCCAAGGATGAGCCTCCGTTCTCGTGCTGCTTCCTCGTTCGCCCTCATGGTACCGTGATTCGGGTGTCCGAATGCGCCGGCTGCACTGCGCGGCGCTCCCGGATGTTGGCCTGTTGTCTCGCTGCTGCGTCCGTGTCCGCACCTGCGTGTCCGCACTTGCAGCGGCGCACGGCTGGTCGATACACTTCACTCTTGGCTCGGGGTCGCGGCGATCCGCAGCTCTGATGTCCTTGGCGGCGTCATGGTGGGATGGCGGAGTGGACAATCGCACCGGTCTGTAAAATCGGCGGCCTGACGGCCTTCACAGGTTCGAATCCTGTTCCCACCACCAGCGCGGCGCCAGTACGGCAGCGCTTCCCTTCGCAGGCGGCGGCACTGATACCGGCCCACATAGCTCAGTCGGCAGAGCGCGTTCTTGGTAAGAACGAGGTCATCGGTTCAAATCCGATT contains these protein-coding regions:
- a CDS encoding FAD-binding oxidoreductase, which produces MASSTVVVIGAGALGASTAYHLARKGAAVTLVDQFAPGSQTSPRAAGLTNTKAVNHELMARLTHEATEALACFEEEHGVDLQFHRSGSVKAAYTPDGEAHLLADLEMARSLGIPVELISPADAVRLAPWFRPGAPRAVGYVPEDAYLEPSRVPAAYVELARRAGARVQAFTQVTGIETVAGRLTGVTTSNGGLPADAVVDAAGGWSRTVAARAGLRLPLVPVRHQLFITEPISGVVAGQPVVRFLESSVYVRPERGGLMLGGYEDTPLPFDPSAQASGFQMADLPLDLGVLRGLLGEIAEHVPALRDAPVRVHRGGTPTMTPDGYPILGAVPGLAGLFVASGCCVGGLSLSPAAGRALADLILDGASTPDLTPFSVERFRGWMDPAAIEVASLHHYARKYTR